The following proteins are encoded in a genomic region of Candidatus Binatus sp.:
- a CDS encoding AarF/ABC1/UbiB kinase family protein: protein MPTSKPDNYLDFPADITGPGLLTRAWRFGNVVWLAARVYLGYKSVQLWTRFISDRNKAELYRRQDLRAARALYSTAIQLEGLLIKASQFIATRADVLPDEWVSTLSGLHDRVPPRPLAMIHDQIERELERPLGDVYAEFDAAPIASASLAQVHRARLHDGRECAVKVQYPGIDGIVRADLKNMTTVLRWLAMLEHDFDYRILMREMLKYIPMELDFEHEADNSQTMRRNFAHNPDVIIPEVYREFTTRRVLTMELVSGIKVTDVEGLERAGINKHVVAQKLVENFCEQVLRDGFFHADPHPGNILIQPGPKIVLLDFGLAKDFPPLFRDGIVRLTFAILTSDRAGIVRSFGELGFRTRNGSPDTLLALSDLFLGNTIKSKKAYADKELIEQFSEEFPRTLRANPVVEVPADVLLVSRMMGLLSGLGKSLDSQVDLFTTIMPYAQRLMIPLIPQPAPAGE, encoded by the coding sequence ATGCCCACTTCGAAGCCCGACAATTATCTCGACTTCCCTGCCGATATCACTGGCCCCGGCCTGCTGACCCGCGCGTGGCGGTTCGGGAATGTCGTCTGGCTCGCCGCGCGCGTTTACCTCGGCTACAAGAGCGTGCAGCTCTGGACGCGATTCATCAGCGACCGCAACAAGGCCGAACTTTATCGACGCCAGGATCTGCGCGCCGCGCGCGCTCTCTATAGCACCGCGATTCAGCTGGAAGGCCTGCTGATCAAGGCGTCGCAGTTCATCGCGACTCGCGCCGACGTGCTGCCCGACGAATGGGTCTCGACGCTGTCCGGCCTGCACGATCGCGTTCCGCCGCGCCCGCTTGCGATGATCCACGATCAGATCGAGCGCGAGCTTGAACGTCCACTCGGCGACGTGTACGCCGAGTTCGACGCGGCGCCGATTGCCTCCGCCTCGCTCGCGCAGGTGCATCGCGCGCGCCTGCACGACGGCCGCGAATGCGCAGTCAAAGTCCAGTATCCCGGAATCGACGGAATCGTGCGCGCCGATCTCAAAAACATGACCACCGTGCTCCGCTGGCTCGCGATGCTCGAGCACGACTTCGACTACCGCATCCTGATGCGCGAGATGCTCAAGTACATCCCGATGGAACTCGACTTCGAGCATGAGGCCGACAATTCCCAGACGATGCGCCGCAACTTCGCGCACAACCCCGACGTCATCATCCCCGAGGTGTATCGCGAGTTCACCACCCGCCGCGTGCTGACGATGGAACTGGTGAGCGGCATCAAGGTGACCGACGTCGAAGGTCTCGAGCGCGCGGGAATCAACAAGCACGTCGTCGCGCAAAAGCTGGTCGAGAATTTTTGCGAGCAGGTGCTGCGCGACGGTTTCTTCCACGCCGACCCGCATCCGGGCAACATCCTGATTCAGCCGGGCCCGAAGATCGTGCTGCTGGATTTCGGCCTGGCGAAGGATTTCCCGCCATTATTTCGCGATGGAATCGTCCGCCTGACGTTTGCGATCCTCACTTCTGATCGCGCCGGGATTGTCCGCAGCTTCGGCGAGCTTGGCTTCCGCACGCGCAACGGCTCGCCCGACACCCTGCTCGCGCTATCGGATCTTTTTCTCGGCAACACAATCAAATCGAAGAAGGCATACGCCGACAAGGAACTCATCGAACAATTCTCCGAGGAGTTTCCGCGCACGCTCCGCGCCAATCCGGTCGTCGAAGTGCCCGCCGACGTATTGCTCGTCAGCCGCATGATGGGTCTGCTGAGCGGGCTTGGTAAATCACTCGATTCGCAAGTAGATCTGTTCACCACGATCATGCCGTATGCTCAGCGACTGATGATCCCGTTGATTCCGCAGCCCGCGCCGGCTGGCGAATAG
- a CDS encoding ribonuclease J, giving the protein MRIVALGGLGEIGLNLMAVECAGRAIVIDCGMMFPDEPALGIGAYVPRMTWLEQSHLTIEAVVLTHAHEDHIGALAHLLRRFNVPVYGTDVTLAFTRRRLAESELDEKIDLRTIAPRDVFAAGPFTIEAIRVTHSTPNSIALAIRTPAGIIIHSGDFKIDDAPVDGEMFDRERFAQLGAEGVALLMSDSTNVERPGRSGSESSLKPILRELTSRARGRFFLSAFSSHLHRIRQVVEVSREFGRRVAPLGRRIAESVRLGMEIGQLNFPPGMFVTPDEAEFLEPHRLSYLASGSQGEPMSALAKLGADSHPRVRIEHGDVVVLSSRFIPGNERTINTLVNRLYRQGAEVVYDAVAPVHVSGHASQDELAELITLTRPKNFIPIHGEYRHLSRHVSLAIAAGIPEQNCFLLEDGDSIVLNGTGARRGARVDAGRVIVEGVDAGDMSLLGERRMLARDGTVTAILVVSAQTGRILMGPDLVSRGLVSGNGTSEHMRRATDEVRRRLGAIGGPFRANESRVKEEIVRAIRNYFSDELGKRPLVIPYVTEV; this is encoded by the coding sequence GTGAGAATAGTTGCCCTCGGCGGGTTGGGCGAGATCGGTCTCAACCTGATGGCGGTGGAATGCGCCGGGCGTGCAATCGTGATCGACTGCGGGATGATGTTCCCCGACGAGCCGGCGCTTGGAATCGGCGCGTACGTTCCGCGGATGACGTGGCTCGAGCAGAGTCATCTGACGATCGAGGCGGTGGTGCTGACGCACGCGCACGAGGATCATATCGGCGCGCTGGCGCATCTGCTTCGCCGCTTCAATGTGCCGGTTTACGGCACCGACGTCACGCTCGCATTCACGCGGCGGCGGCTCGCGGAATCGGAACTCGACGAGAAGATCGATCTGCGGACGATCGCGCCGCGCGACGTTTTCGCGGCGGGGCCGTTTACGATCGAGGCGATCAGGGTTACGCACTCGACGCCGAATTCGATCGCGCTCGCGATTCGCACTCCGGCGGGAATCATAATTCATAGCGGCGATTTCAAGATCGACGACGCGCCGGTCGATGGCGAGATGTTCGATCGCGAGCGTTTCGCGCAACTTGGCGCGGAGGGCGTGGCGCTCCTGATGTCGGACTCGACCAACGTCGAGCGGCCGGGGCGATCGGGATCGGAGAGTTCGCTAAAACCGATTCTGCGCGAGCTCACGTCGCGGGCGCGCGGGCGATTTTTTCTGTCGGCGTTTTCGTCGCATCTGCATCGGATACGCCAGGTGGTCGAGGTGTCACGCGAGTTCGGGCGTCGCGTGGCGCCGCTCGGGCGGCGAATCGCGGAAAGCGTGCGGCTCGGGATGGAGATCGGTCAACTGAATTTCCCGCCCGGGATGTTCGTCACGCCGGACGAAGCGGAATTTCTCGAACCGCATCGGCTGAGCTACCTCGCGAGCGGCAGCCAGGGCGAGCCGATGTCGGCGCTGGCGAAGCTCGGCGCGGATTCTCATCCGCGGGTTCGGATCGAGCACGGCGACGTAGTCGTGCTGTCGTCGCGATTTATCCCGGGCAACGAGCGCACGATCAACACGCTGGTGAATCGCCTTTATCGGCAAGGCGCGGAAGTGGTTTACGACGCGGTCGCGCCGGTGCACGTTTCGGGACACGCGAGCCAGGACGAACTCGCCGAGCTGATTACGCTGACGCGGCCGAAAAATTTCATTCCGATTCATGGCGAGTATCGGCATCTGAGCCGCCACGTGTCGCTGGCGATCGCGGCCGGGATTCCGGAGCAGAATTGTTTCCTGCTCGAAGACGGCGATTCGATTGTGCTGAACGGAACCGGCGCGCGCCGCGGCGCGAGAGTCGATGCGGGCCGCGTGATCGTAGAAGGCGTCGATGCGGGCGACATGAGTTTGCTTGGCGAACGGCGGATGCTTGCGCGCGACGGCACTGTGACCGCGATCCTGGTGGTCTCGGCGCAAACCGGCCGCATCCTGATGGGGCCCGATCTGGTGTCGCGCGGACTGGTCAGCGGCAACGGAACTTCGGAGCATATGCGTCGCGCGACCGACGAAGTGCGGCGGCGCCTGGGGGCAATCGGCGGTCCATTTCGCGCGAACGAGTCGCGCGTGAAAGAGGAAATCGTGCGCGCGATACGCAACTACTTCAGCGACGAGCTGGGCAAGCGGCCGCTGGTGATTCCGTACGTGACGGAGGTCTGA
- a CDS encoding DNA translocase FtsK 4TM domain-containing protein → MVETPVPADYRIPRELSALAMLAFATFGTVSLVSVDLGRAPNLGGPVGASIAAALGEIAGYEAYAIMILIAWLAARVWSGAAAGTIAREIGGGAILIVAIATAGALWNLHNLRIGGLLGVKLATALNDSLNVAGGSIAVALAVICGLALMFKRAPTELAAGVTKRIRANSRREVFELTDGDRTRDPISLGPGDEYRNGFDERPTPLKVKLLDLRDIAAARDKRDRAQASKPRQKGAYKIPPQSLLDLPPAEHAQVDQGQLERSARVLEQKLADFGVEGRVVEVQPGPVVTMYKFEPGSGIKVSQIVNLADDLSMALRAAAVRIQAPVPGEAVVGIEVPNRKRERVYLREILEAEEFTAAQSQLTIALGKDIAGRPVAADLAKMPHLLIAGATGTGKSVSIHTMIASILFNATADDVRLILVDPKMLELSVYENIPHLLVPVVVDPQKAASALLWATQEMESRYFRMRELGVRNIDGYNQALASGAPIAQLKLAGQSIPASDDPNQPAVGAIEHRKLPKIVIVIDELADLLLSEGKTVERDITRLAQKARAAGIHLILATQRPSVDVITGLIKANLPARISLQVTSRVDSRTILDSIGAERLLGAGDMLFMPPGSAKLRRLHGPFVGEHEIRKLTDFLREQGAPEYRMEILDTRRPGEDDAAGGGGDFQDQNYDEAVRIVLESDQASISMIQRRLRIGYNRAARMVEQMEREGIVMPADGAKPREVRKRSAN, encoded by the coding sequence GTGGTTGAGACTCCGGTACCGGCGGATTACAGAATCCCGCGCGAGCTATCCGCGCTCGCGATGCTCGCGTTTGCAACCTTCGGGACGGTCAGCCTGGTGAGCGTCGATCTCGGGCGCGCGCCAAATCTCGGCGGTCCGGTGGGTGCGTCGATCGCGGCGGCGCTCGGCGAAATCGCGGGTTACGAGGCCTATGCGATCATGATTTTGATCGCGTGGCTCGCGGCAAGAGTGTGGAGCGGCGCGGCGGCTGGCACAATTGCGCGGGAAATTGGCGGCGGCGCGATTCTGATTGTCGCGATCGCGACGGCGGGCGCGCTCTGGAATCTGCACAACCTGCGAATCGGCGGATTGCTCGGCGTCAAGCTCGCGACGGCGCTTAACGATTCGCTGAATGTCGCCGGCGGATCGATCGCAGTGGCGCTCGCGGTAATTTGCGGGCTCGCGCTGATGTTCAAGCGTGCGCCGACCGAATTGGCTGCGGGCGTCACGAAACGCATCCGCGCAAATTCGCGGCGCGAGGTTTTCGAGTTGACCGACGGCGATCGCACGCGCGATCCGATTTCGCTCGGTCCCGGCGACGAGTACCGCAATGGCTTCGACGAGCGGCCGACGCCGCTCAAGGTCAAGCTGCTCGACCTGCGGGATATCGCGGCGGCGCGTGACAAGCGCGATCGTGCACAGGCGTCGAAGCCGCGCCAGAAGGGGGCGTACAAAATTCCGCCGCAATCGCTGCTGGATCTGCCGCCCGCCGAGCATGCGCAAGTCGATCAAGGCCAGCTTGAGCGGAGCGCGCGCGTGCTCGAGCAGAAGCTGGCGGACTTCGGCGTCGAGGGGCGCGTGGTCGAGGTGCAGCCCGGACCGGTCGTCACGATGTACAAATTCGAGCCGGGGTCGGGAATCAAGGTGAGCCAGATCGTAAATCTCGCCGACGATCTCTCGATGGCTCTCAGAGCCGCCGCGGTGAGAATCCAGGCGCCGGTGCCGGGCGAAGCGGTGGTCGGAATCGAAGTGCCGAATCGAAAACGGGAACGCGTTTATCTGCGCGAAATTCTCGAGGCCGAGGAATTCACGGCGGCGCAGAGCCAGCTCACGATCGCGCTCGGCAAGGATATCGCAGGGCGGCCGGTGGCGGCGGATCTCGCCAAGATGCCTCATCTGCTGATCGCGGGCGCGACGGGCACTGGCAAGTCGGTATCGATTCACACGATGATTGCATCGATCCTGTTCAACGCGACCGCCGACGACGTGCGGCTCATCCTGGTCGATCCGAAGATGCTCGAACTTTCCGTGTATGAGAACATTCCGCATCTGCTGGTGCCGGTGGTGGTCGATCCGCAGAAGGCGGCGTCGGCGCTGTTGTGGGCGACGCAGGAGATGGAGAGCCGCTACTTCAGGATGCGCGAGCTTGGCGTGCGCAATATCGACGGCTACAACCAGGCGCTCGCGTCGGGCGCGCCGATCGCGCAACTCAAGCTGGCGGGACAGAGTATTCCCGCGTCGGACGATCCGAATCAGCCGGCGGTGGGAGCGATCGAGCATCGCAAGCTGCCGAAGATTGTGATCGTGATTGACGAGTTGGCGGACTTGCTGCTGAGCGAAGGCAAAACGGTCGAGCGCGATATCACGCGGCTCGCGCAGAAGGCCCGCGCCGCGGGAATTCATCTAATCCTGGCGACGCAGCGGCCGTCGGTCGATGTGATCACGGGACTGATCAAGGCGAACCTGCCGGCGCGAATTTCGCTGCAGGTGACGTCGCGCGTGGATTCGCGCACGATTCTCGATTCGATCGGCGCCGAACGGCTGTTAGGCGCGGGTGATATGCTGTTCATGCCGCCCGGGAGCGCGAAGCTCAGGCGTCTGCACGGGCCGTTCGTCGGCGAGCATGAGATTCGCAAGCTCACCGATTTTTTGCGCGAGCAGGGCGCGCCCGAGTACCGGATGGAGATTCTCGATACCCGGCGGCCGGGCGAAGACGACGCGGCGGGCGGCGGCGGCGATTTTCAGGACCAGAACTACGACGAAGCCGTGCGGATCGTGCTCGAGAGCGATCAGGCGTCGATCTCGATGATCCAGCGGCGGCTCAGAATCGGCTACAATCGGGCGGCGCGGATGGTCGAGCAGATGGAGCGCGAGGGAATCGTGATGCCGGCGGATGGCGCGAAGCCGCGCGAAGTCCGCAAGCGCAGCGCGAACTAA
- a CDS encoding outer membrane lipoprotein carrier protein LolA: protein MKINALKWGVFEAAMVLMVAMGSARADGTVAMKTPVSHELRQVLDRLQKHYRDTNSFSAKFNEEIATVGAPKRNRAGAVSFRKPGRMRWDFIEPEKQTIVSDGEMLFSYDPDLNQVVQTPLKSALKSSSATSFLLGMGNIDHDFSAEFASPPKPGDLIHLKLNAKAGGYRIEIGLDPKSYDLVTLTLTDQLGDVTAVRFSDIRSNVRISEDQFAFKAPAGADIVTAPSSTAPDAPDNDD, encoded by the coding sequence ATGAAGATTAATGCGCTGAAGTGGGGCGTGTTCGAAGCGGCGATGGTGCTGATGGTCGCAATGGGCAGCGCGCGCGCGGACGGAACCGTCGCGATGAAGACGCCGGTCAGCCACGAACTGCGGCAGGTGCTCGATCGATTACAAAAGCATTATCGCGATACCAACTCGTTCTCCGCGAAGTTCAACGAGGAGATCGCGACCGTCGGCGCGCCGAAGCGCAACCGCGCCGGCGCCGTGTCGTTTCGCAAGCCGGGCCGGATGCGCTGGGATTTCATCGAGCCCGAGAAGCAAACGATCGTGAGCGATGGCGAGATGCTGTTCAGCTACGACCCGGACCTGAACCAGGTGGTGCAGACGCCGCTCAAGAGCGCGCTCAAATCGAGCAGCGCGACCTCGTTCCTGCTGGGGATGGGCAATATCGATCACGATTTCAGCGCGGAGTTTGCGTCGCCGCCGAAGCCCGGCGATTTGATTCATCTGAAGCTCAACGCGAAGGCGGGCGGATACCGAATCGAAATCGGACTCGATCCCAAGAGCTACGATCTGGTGACGCTGACTCTCACCGATCAACTCGGCGACGTGACCGCAGTCAGGTTCAGCGATATCCGCAGCAACGTGCGAATCTCCGAGGATCAGTTTGCGTTCAAGGCGCCGGCCGGCGCGGATATCGTGACGGCGCCTTCGTCAACTGCGCCGGATGCCCCGGATAACGACGACTAG
- a CDS encoding TraR/DksA family transcriptional regulator: protein MPKKAAAARRKRFLANLRERLLETKNKLLDEFDSVLRTEREGNVDEGRDSYDLASEERDREISFILSDRERVKLKQVEDALARIADNSYGVCESCGLEIAEERLSAMPFTRLCRDCQQDQEREAKTQRAFDDERNAYRKSGSTDADDDTA from the coding sequence ATGCCAAAGAAAGCGGCCGCCGCGCGTCGAAAGAGATTCCTCGCCAACCTGCGCGAGCGTCTGTTGGAAACCAAGAACAAGCTGCTCGACGAATTCGATTCGGTATTGCGCACCGAACGCGAAGGCAACGTGGACGAAGGCCGCGATTCATACGACCTCGCGTCGGAGGAGCGCGATCGCGAAATCAGTTTTATCCTGTCGGATCGCGAGCGCGTGAAGCTGAAGCAGGTCGAAGATGCGCTCGCGCGGATAGCCGACAATTCGTACGGCGTGTGCGAATCGTGCGGGCTTGAGATCGCGGAAGAGCGCTTGAGTGCGATGCCGTTCACGCGGCTCTGCCGCGATTGCCAGCAGGATCAGGAACGCGAGGCGAAAACCCAGCGCGCCTTCGACGACGAGCGCAACGCGTATCGCAAGTCCGGCTCGACCGACGCCGACGACGACACCGCCTAG
- the rimO gene encoding 30S ribosomal protein S12 methylthiotransferase RimO codes for MEKIHLLTLGCPKNLADSELMLGALTSAGFEITLDPDEAQVLVVNTCAFIEAAKKESIDAILEAAEVKHRGAGKRLVVAGCLSQRYAIELADSMPEVDVFVGTGNFLELPELLRRTESPEMRPIPYAGAAHLLPSAQVARIKTGDFFTSYLKISEGCNHKCAFCIIPKIRGLHESRPAADLVTEARMLVRGGVRELNLIAQDLTAYGRDLQPASSLAALLEELSEIEDLRWIRLLYCYPNFVTDELLDAIASLPKVLKYIDMPLQHADDAMLRAMRRERSGAALRKLLDRIRARIPGVVLRTSFIVGFPGETDAAFARLVDFVREETFDRVGVFTYSREENTAAYDLPDQVPERVKRARRSELMAIQSEISLTKNRSFVGGEVEVLVEGPMPGRGTRLRGRSRGQAPEIDGSVFLAGEAEPGEFVRARIDKALSYDLQATIVGVAA; via the coding sequence ATGGAAAAAATTCATCTCCTGACGCTTGGATGTCCCAAGAATCTCGCCGACAGCGAGCTGATGCTTGGCGCGCTGACGTCGGCGGGTTTCGAGATCACGCTCGACCCGGACGAGGCGCAGGTGCTGGTGGTGAACACGTGCGCGTTTATCGAGGCGGCGAAGAAGGAGTCGATCGACGCGATTCTCGAAGCGGCGGAGGTCAAGCATCGCGGAGCCGGCAAGCGGCTGGTGGTCGCGGGATGCCTGTCGCAACGCTACGCAATCGAGCTTGCCGATTCGATGCCCGAGGTGGACGTGTTCGTCGGCACGGGCAATTTTCTCGAGCTGCCGGAGTTGCTGCGACGGACCGAATCGCCCGAGATGCGGCCGATACCGTATGCCGGCGCGGCTCATCTGCTGCCGAGCGCGCAGGTGGCGCGAATCAAGACCGGAGATTTCTTCACGTCTTACTTGAAGATTTCCGAAGGGTGCAATCATAAGTGCGCGTTCTGCATCATCCCGAAAATTCGCGGCTTGCATGAGAGCCGGCCGGCCGCCGATCTCGTCACCGAAGCGCGTATGCTGGTGCGTGGCGGCGTCCGCGAACTGAATCTGATCGCGCAGGATCTGACCGCGTACGGACGCGACCTCCAGCCCGCGTCGAGTCTTGCTGCGCTGCTCGAGGAATTGTCGGAAATCGAAGATTTGCGCTGGATTCGGCTGCTCTACTGTTATCCGAATTTCGTTACCGACGAATTGCTCGACGCGATCGCGAGCTTGCCGAAGGTGCTCAAGTATATCGACATGCCGCTGCAGCACGCCGACGACGCGATGCTGCGTGCGATGCGCCGCGAGCGGTCCGGCGCGGCGCTGCGCAAGCTGCTGGACCGTATTCGCGCGCGGATTCCCGGCGTAGTGCTCCGGACGTCGTTTATCGTGGGATTCCCCGGCGAGACCGACGCGGCATTCGCGCGGCTGGTCGACTTCGTGCGCGAGGAAACCTTCGATCGCGTCGGCGTGTTCACCTACTCGCGCGAGGAAAACACCGCCGCATACGATTTGCCGGACCAGGTGCCGGAGCGCGTCAAGCGCGCGCGGCGCTCCGAACTGATGGCGATCCAATCGGAGATTTCGCTCACGAAAAATCGGAGCTTCGTCGGCGGCGAAGTCGAAGTGCTGGTCGAAGGACCGATGCCCGGACGCGGCACGCGCTTGCGCGGCCGGAGCAGAGGGCAGGCGCCGGAAATCGACGGCAGCGTGTTTCTCGCGGGCGAGGCCGAGCCGGGAGAGTTTGTCCGCGCGCGCATCGACAAGGCGCTCAGCTATGACTTGCAAGCCACGATCGTGGGCGTGGCTGCATAG
- a CDS encoding acyl-CoA dehydrogenase family protein, protein MSSRHEQLVAIAAELAADFASRAAEHDRDNSFPAENVQKMKDAGYTALLIPEKNGGLGGDLEDFALCQEQLAQGCAATTIAINMHLFGLGSMVERATGRPEESFFFDAIGRAKQILGGGISEPETGGDWGHFATRARRDGATYILNGHKTFTSLSPVIDLFMVMATIEDSNPISAATFVVPRGTPGLELIETWDAMGMRATASHDLVIKDVRVPTIAMAEQRPVGPVNEHAISLFSWFGISVAATYTGIAIAALKFTKEFADRLKPFAMPRPIKYLPGVQFAIAEAEALIAQSRALYLGVARDYIHDRASFKGEAGLARVVMPKYVATNNAIRAVDYCMEVVGAHGMLKKFPMERYFRDVRAGVNHPLSNARARELLGKVAMGIGLAESPRW, encoded by the coding sequence ATGTCCAGCCGACACGAACAATTGGTGGCGATAGCAGCCGAACTCGCGGCCGATTTCGCCTCGCGCGCCGCCGAGCATGATCGCGATAATTCGTTCCCGGCCGAGAATGTTCAAAAAATGAAGGACGCCGGCTACACCGCGCTCCTCATTCCCGAAAAGAACGGCGGCCTCGGCGGCGACCTCGAAGACTTCGCGCTTTGCCAGGAGCAACTCGCGCAGGGATGCGCCGCGACCACCATCGCAATCAACATGCATCTGTTCGGCCTCGGCAGCATGGTCGAACGCGCCACTGGGCGCCCCGAGGAATCGTTTTTCTTCGACGCTATCGGGCGCGCCAAACAAATTCTCGGCGGCGGCATCAGCGAACCCGAAACCGGCGGCGATTGGGGTCACTTCGCGACCCGCGCGCGGCGCGACGGCGCCACTTACATCCTGAACGGCCACAAGACCTTCACCAGCCTCTCGCCCGTCATCGATCTGTTCATGGTGATGGCGACGATCGAAGACAGTAATCCAATCTCGGCGGCGACATTTGTCGTCCCGCGCGGCACGCCCGGCCTCGAATTGATCGAGACCTGGGACGCGATGGGCATGCGCGCGACCGCCAGCCACGACCTCGTCATCAAAGATGTTCGCGTGCCCACGATCGCGATGGCCGAGCAACGGCCGGTCGGTCCCGTCAATGAGCACGCGATCTCGCTGTTCTCATGGTTCGGAATTTCCGTTGCCGCGACCTACACCGGTATCGCGATCGCGGCGCTGAAGTTCACCAAGGAATTTGCCGATCGATTGAAGCCGTTCGCGATGCCGCGCCCGATCAAATATCTACCCGGCGTCCAGTTCGCGATTGCCGAGGCTGAAGCTCTAATCGCGCAGTCGCGCGCGCTCTATCTGGGGGTCGCCCGCGACTACATCCACGATCGCGCGTCGTTCAAGGGCGAAGCCGGACTCGCGCGGGTCGTGATGCCGAAATACGTCGCCACGAACAATGCGATCCGCGCCGTCGATTACTGCATGGAAGTCGTCGGCGCGCACGGGATGCTCAAGAAATTTCCGATGGAGCGCTATTTCCGCGATGTCCGCGCCGGCGTGAATCATCCGCTCTCGAACGCCCGCGCCCGCGAACTGCTCGGCAAGGTCGCGATGGGAATCGGCCTCGCCGAATCCCCCCGCTGGTAG